From a single Thalassophryne amazonica chromosome 7, fThaAma1.1, whole genome shotgun sequence genomic region:
- the LOC117513389 gene encoding LOW QUALITY PROTEIN: hyaluronan synthase 2-like (The sequence of the model RefSeq protein was modified relative to this genomic sequence to represent the inferred CDS: inserted 3 bases in 3 codons), whose translation MLDPASSVEMVKVLEEDPMVGGXGGDVQILNKYESWISFLSSVRYWMAFNIERACQSYFGCVQCISGPLGMYRNSLLHEFLEDWYNQTFMGSHCSFGDDRHLTNRVLSLGYSTKYTARSKCLTETPITYLRWLNQQTRWSKSYFREWLYNSLWFHKHHLWMTYEXVITGFFPFFLIATAIQLFYQGRLWNILLFLLIVQAXGTIKSSFASCLRGNIVMVFMSFYSVLYMSSLLPAKMFAIATINKSGWGTSGRKTIVVNFIGLIPISVWFTILFIGIIYTAVQQTRTPFPDAEKIVLIVGAVVYASYWVILLTLYTVLISKCGRRKKETDYDMVMDV comes from the exons ATGCTGGATCCAGCATCATCGGTGGAGATGGTGAAAGTTCTAGAAGAAGACCCCATGGTGGGAG GTGGAGGAGATGTTCAG ATCCTCAATAAATACGAGTCATGGATCTCCTTCCTGAGCAGTGTACGGTACTGGATGGCTTTCAACATCGAGCGGGCGTGTCAGtcctattttggctgtgtgcagtGCATCAGCGGACCTCTGGGAATGTATCGGAACTCCCTCCTGCACGAGTTCCTGGAGGACTGGTACAATCAGACCTTTATGGGATCCCATTGTAGCTTTGGCGATGATCGCCACCTCACAAACAGAGTCCTGAGCCTCGGTTATTCGACTAAATACACAGCACGGTCAAAGTGCCTCACCGAGACGCCGATTACGTATCTGCGCTGGCTCAACCAGCAGACTCGATGGAGTAAGTCTTATTTCAGAGAATGGCTTTACAACTCCCTGTGGTTCCACAAACATCACCTGTGGATGACATATG CTGTTATCACAGGGTTCTTCCCCTTCTTCCTCATCGCCACTGCAATACAACTCTTCTACCAAGGAAGGCTCTGGAATATTCTGCTATTTCTGCTCATTGTGCAGG GTGGCACTATCAAGTCGTCCTTCGCCAGTTGCCTCAGAGGTAACATTGTCATGGTGTTCATGTCCTTCTACTCTGTATTGTACATGTCAAGCTTGTTACCGGCTAAAATGTTTGCAATAGCAACAATCAACAAGTCTGGATGGGGAACGTCCGGGAGGAAAACaattgtggtcaacttcattggtCTGATTCCTATATCGGTTTGGTTTACCATCCTCTTCATTGGGATTATCTACACAGCAGTTCAGCAGACGAGGACACCATTTCCTGATGCCGAAAAGATTGTCCTGATCGTTGGGGCAGTTGTATACGCCAGTTACTGGGTCATACTATTGACGTTGTATACTGTGCTCATCAGTAAATGTGGGCGGAGGAAGAAGGAGACGGACTACGATATGGTGATGGATGTATGA